From the genome of Zerene cesonia ecotype Mississippi chromosome 24, Zerene_cesonia_1.1, whole genome shotgun sequence:
TCACGGCCGAGGTGCTAGTAAATCATAATGTAATGgaccttttaataaatattttaattataacaatgcCTCCGCCAATTGCTCTCGTGGTGTGTGTCTATTTCATATTGCTCCTGTATTTACTGCAATCAATGTCAATTAGGAGTAgacaagatttaaaaaatccgCTTCAGTGACCTCTATCCCCCCGCCCCCGAAATTTTATTGGCTATCCTAAATGAGTTTGTAAAAAAGTGATGATGTTCCGTGGAAAAACTATTTAGAAGCACTATGTACATAAACACAATTCCTACTTTTTACTTAGCTACCATGTGAGAAACGCCGGGTATGAAGCTAATGTCCTCTATAGAtatcaaaatgttaaattttcattttatttatacttataaatttgcaaaataatcgtgtttcaaatatataatattcggCGCGCATATCATATATAACTGCAGTAGTCTTATCTGAACTCTTCGAGTATTTGAGATAGcacttacaataaaattatacttcaaACATCAAAGCGAAGTTAAGTATTTGCTGATAGCAATAAGCAGGCACTCGATACCTCGCCCGCCTCGGAGCATATTCATTTTatgagtaaatttaaatttcaaaagacCGCGACCCCATTTTGTGTTGGCGGCCATCTTAGATTTGACATTCGTCATAGTGTCTGGTATTTAGCTAGTCGAGCCCTTTCATTTGTTACCCATAATGAGAGACAAGCATATTGAATACGCCATTTTGTGGCATAGGTAAGAAAACACCTTCTGCCTGTCTCTCTGTTTGAATGTCTGCTACCAGATTGAATTTCTATCTCATTAACCGTGATAGCTTGCAatacatagtaaaataaactGGTTAAGCAACGTTTCGCACGGTcgtaaattggatgggtgagcATGTTTTATTGCAGTTGCTTTGATTTTACCCTCAACTAGTACCTTAGTGTCACGATTCCAATTCGCATTAACCGATTCCTTTTtgcttgaaatttattttagacaaTGCATCTCCTGCCCTGCGTGAAAAAGTACGacgaaaaagaaaatcaatcaaaacaaATCGACAGAGAGATTAAACAGTGGATCAAATCGTATAATGAGGTGAGTCATATCGTGTTTTAAAAACTCTGGTACGTAAATCCACAGgcttaagataaatattatgcttaAATATGCATTATTCCCTAACCGATTGTTACAGAATATTTCATAGTTTTGCATTGACTGGTAGAAATTGCCGCTAAACAATAACACTTCCTAATTACGTTCTCATACTATCAAGTAGGTACACAATGTTAGaaaaagttttgtaaaataaattacaatcacGCTACGATAAAAGATAaggttaaaaatgtttgagaaAACAGTTAAATACGCgaataaacaatcaaatatgattatattacttattaatatcaacctattttttaatatctatacttatctacacttcctacttatattataaatgtgaaaatttgtaaggatgtatgtgtgtttgtaacactttcacgcaaaaactactaaaccgattgcaattaaatttggtacgtagatagctagacaactggaataacataggcaacttattatcTCGATATTGTGcagtgcagctagtaattatataaagctgaagagtttgtttgtttgtttgtactttCTAATCTCGAGAAAAGTATTTCTCGAgattagaaagaaaaaaatatctttcacCGTTCAGTACGTGCATAATTCCTGTGTGATTTaggctataattttattacatgataTGTTCAAATTCGGGCCGGACCGctagtaacaaatataaccCTTATTCTAGATTTAAAtccaaatatttgtattctcCACGAGTCTTCGTTGAACCATtccatgtaaaaataataaaaatgcataaatcaaataaacacaatacaatgtgacgatattgaaaatttcagGCTATCAAACTGCTATTACTTGGCACCGGGGAGAGTGGTAAGACCacgattataaaacaaatgaagatTCTACACATACAAGGGTTTAGTAGTAGGTACGTATTTACCCAGtatagtacatattatgttatctgtggtatttaCCTTCATAAAATGTACACACGCTTGTAGTGGCTTcaactgtatgtttgtatgtaaccaactCTTTTAGAATTGATTTTCACCTTAAACGGATAGATTAAATTGaaactttgtatacttatcaaggatcggtggcaatacaatagttttgagtttatcttattctCCCGATTGGGATCGCCAGGGTTAAACATTTTCCTTGCGTAGGAAAGAACAAGGGTTAATTCAGGTTTTGACTCTATCAATAAGGcgtgttattttagttttagaatagaatcctactatcctacttcctactaatattataagtgcgaaagtttgtaaggatgtgtgtgtgtttgttgctctttcacgcaaaaactactgaaccaactgaactacaatgaaatttggtacgtagacagctggacaactggaataacccataggcaactttttatgacTCACGGGtcaaaccgcggggcgcagctcgtgatttataaaaacgaaactTTGATTTTCAGGGAGCGTTTAGAAAAAATAGACCACATCAGGCATAATATTCACGAGTCAATTTATGAGATAGTTCATAACATGTCAGCTTTAAGCATTGGGTTAGCGGACCCTAAGAATGTGAGTTCGCAACAGTATATCCTCAAGTTGGGGTTTCCTGGCCCTGAAGTATACACAGAGGTAAGTACTGctcttcatatttttttttattttttttttatgacatagcgggcagctgagctggtggttcgcctgatggtaaacgatcaccaccgcccataaacattaaaGGTAGTAGTACCTCCGATTttctgtggggttgtggtaGTTCCCCGGTGCGacctggcccaattcgtgccgaagcgagcttgactcccacaataaaatattaattgtatactattctttcatgtaaatttatttgttaattattattattatgtgggagtcgagcacgtttcggcacgaattggacacacccccacagaagaccgatgtgaaatagtagcatgctactgtgttccgtccagtgagtgggggagccgaaaGCCCGCccatttcctcacccttccccgtccatttcttctttctagTCGTCAATTATGCTTATGCTTTCCCCTAAAAAGCGATGCTgaacttaccatcaggcgatctaccagctcagttgagcgcttatgtcataaaaaattaatagataaactcaaatcctactaatattataaatgcaaaagtttataaggatgtatgtgtttgttgttctttacgcaaaaactactgaacgggttgcaatgaaatttggtacgtagacagctggtcaactggaataacatataggcaactttttatcccgatattcctacgggatacggacttacgcgtgtgaaaccgcggggcgcagctagtaatgttatattttacttattagtCTGATATTAAATACGTGATGTCTCGAAGCATGGTACAACTTGTAGCAAGATCTCTGTACACTGATGAATGCACGGGAATTAAAGACGCGAGACATACTTAACGATTGTTTTagtatgttatttcatttgttttcgataaaaaacaataattgtagctttaagtaagtttttattaatgaatttaacttattattagGAATATTTCGATCACGTGCGAGCTTTGTGGAGGGACAGAGGAGTTCGCGACTGTTTCAAACGTTCCAATGAGTATCAGCTGATTGACAGCGCTGAATAGtaagtcatcatcatcatcagcccatatatgtttccactgctgggacacaggtctcctatgagggttcaggccgtaatccaccacgctggccaagtgcgagatgtcacatgtcgtcgaacatttgattctcggacatgccggtttccttacgatgttttctttcaccgtttcgagtagtggtgatattatccacaaacgaagaaatattgaaaaatcaatttatttcctgcacgctggcccggtctcgaacccacGACTTCTCGATTTAAAGCCCCAGCCTCACCACTGATCCATCAAcaccaatataaatattaaaattaaataattcgttGCCTTTAAACTTGTTGTGTACAACCgcaaatgaaatttagttgattctatcaaaAAGCGTTTTTCTTAACCGACTTTATAAAAGGGGGCATTCAGTTCGactgtaacaatttttttcgtgtttgttacctcgtaactttttattgggtGAATCAATATAGATGACTTTTcgatatgataatttttgatgatttttttgatttgaaaactGGCGCCTTCCGTGACtcatttggtctagttctgatgATATGAAGGTAGcttagatttttgttaaaaaaaatatttcaaatgcatttattattattccaatTTCTATCCCAGTTTTCTAGATAGGATAGATTTAATAGCGAAGTCTGACTACTTGCCATCCGATGCCGACATTCTACGGTGTAGACAGAAAACTACGTGCATACAGAAAATTGAGTTTAAAGTTAAGGTAAAACTTCATTGTCTTACTTAaacatctttatatatataaattacatgtcactttgtttgtccgcgatggattcctaaactactcaaccgattttaatcaaatctgcacaccatgtgcagtttgatccaacttaaaagataggatagtttatattatttcaattacgatgtatgacccgggcggagccggggcgtgcagctatagcaataaaataaggtACATTATAAGACTAGTTgctcgccccggtttcgcctgtgatacatacaatatagcctatgtcactcaattaagatgcagctttctaatggtaaatgcattattaaatCAATCCAGAAGTTATTGCGTGTTATATTACAgccatacataaaaataaaaacataaatctaTCCTCTTCGTAATATTAGTTCATATAGgtaaatagttaaaaactGTACGTCTATTATACTAGAACTAATGAGGCAATTCGGATGAGTTATAAAGCTTAAAACCATTAATTACCCTGCAGAGTGAGCCTAACGAATTATCATAGGTCTAAATAAACTCTGACCGCCTCcctggtacagtggttaacgcgtgagcgtagaaccgaggggtcctgggttcaattcctagtggggacgcacaaaaaaaaatgtctcggtctggcaggatacagaaggctgatcacctacttgtccctaaagaaaatcgatcagtgaaacagatgtacatcatctgccccataccccactaggggacacgggacttcactaaaTAAACTCTCGTTAACAACCGCTGCTGctgattgatattttaaagaaaagtaagatcaaaacttatttttatcctaaataaaatgttatttaggTTAATAAACGCCCCAACGGAGCGATTTaatgacaaatttattattgtctgATAAGAAATGTTTGTCTGCTGGTAGTTAAGAAACTAGACATACAATTAACTTTCAAAGTGCACGCGAACGAAGTCGTAGGCACCAAGTaggcattaaataaaatcatttgttgtttaaaaaacgGTTACTGAGTTCATTCTTCAAAATAACTCTAAACTCATAGCTATGTACAATAGtaagatacaaaatatattaaataaaatgactaaaacataataaaataaaatcttaatatatctTTGTCCAATATGATGATTGaagaattatttatgcaagtaaatataattctatttttatgtacattagGTACCAAAGTCCATGCACGGGGGCGTGCAGGACTTTTGGATGTTCGATGTGGGGGGGCAGAGGGGGGAGAGGAAGAAATGGATACAGGTATTTCATAGCTAAATCCTACTATaccctatcctacttcctactaatattataaatgcgaaagtttgtaaggatgtgtgtgtttgttgctctttcacgcaaaaactgctgaaccggttgcaatgaaatttggtacgtagatagctggacaacaaataggcaactttttatcccgatattcctacgggatacaaactTGAGCGAGTGAAACCgtggagcgcagctagttataaataaaatatcatcaaatatcattaaaatataaatatatatatatatttgccttgatataaattttgccTTGATACCTTTTAATGGAACTGCATTTTAGAGGATTTggtgattaaaaattaaaaagtacctAATTTTTAGATTAATGATGGAATAACGGGGATCTAATTCACTAGATCttctttcataatttattaaaatttaatattttacaataaatgtattcaataatgtatttagtttaatttaaacttctGACGAAGTTtgttgagaaaaaaaaattaaaaacatttctctttgaaattttcagGTATTTGAGGGTATCCACGCAATTTGGTTCCTAGTGGCCTGTAGCGATTTCGATCAGACTCTCCGCGAGGATAACTCGCAGAACAGGCTCAAGGAATCGCTTATACTATTCGAAGATGTGTGGCAGAGTAGGTGGGTAAaccatttgaatttaatttccaGTTTCAGAACtctaattttgttataatatttaaattgctaatagaaaaaaaagcaTTACAATAGTACTagagttattattaaaagttcgtgtgcataatttaatgtttccgCTGACTatcactatttaaaaaaaccatcaaaatccgtagtgtagttttaaagatataagcatacatagggacagacgcaAGAAGCGACTTAGCTCtttcatcttaatatatataaatctcgtgtcacaatgtttgtcctcaatggactcctaaaccacttaatcgattatgataaaattcgcacaccatgtgcagttcgatccaacttgagagatggatagtttaaataattttaattacgataaatgacaacccgggcggagccggggcgtgcggctagttgtattatatttgtaatcaaTTGTGTTACATTCTAGGTTTTTAATAGAAGCAGGTCTTATAGTGTTCCTAAACAAACAGGACCTACTCGAGACGAAGGTAGCGCTGGGCCACAGCATAGCGCCATACTTCCCAGAATATGAAAACTTTCCTTCGCCTGGCGACGAATATACGAAGACTAAGATGTTTATTAAAAGTCTGTTTGTTgtaagttgttttatttatatattataatagcccTTAGGCACACTGAGATGGGATTACGGATGGCCGAGAGGCTTGGCGTTGCTatggtttggcaaaaagacgcgggttcgaatcccgctgAGTGAtcgtattttttctattctttaaaaatttatattctaatagTTGTACGCTCTGGCTCCGCCCGTAAtttcctttaattaaaatactatatagttGAAAAAAACTAACAACGCGCTgggatagaatcaactaaatagTCTCACTTGTTCtgatacagagtatacgtgaGGATTTCTTTTTATCCTGGCAATCATGATCATAATAGTAAGGttaactcatgaaattattgtattgtcaccgatccttgataagtgtaccaagtttgaattcaatctgtcCATTTTAAGTAGGTTAAAGTCGAGtataaaggagtcggttacattcaagcgtacatacatacatacatacatacagacgaaGATTACTTcgtattttatgataaaagcTGTTAGAAAACATTAAGAAAGGAGATAGAGGATTATTTTACatcgaaaatatataatatactgttGATGCGAATTAAAACTCTTAATACGAAACGCATAAGTTCCGATAGATGTCGCTATAATAAAAAGGTGATTTCGATATTATATGTTGTACTTTAACCAcgcaagcgaagccgcgggcaatagCTGTTGATGAATActctttatttgtaattttctattatacgTAGGTAGCAcaggttaattaaaatataaaaacatgttgtTTGTCACAAGTACTGCCTATcttacactaatattttaaagaggacacttgtatgttatgtatgtttgcaacgttttcacgcaagaattactggatcgatttctaAAATTCCCtaaccattagaaagctgcaacttcactgagcgATATAGGCTAACCCTGAAAActtcggtttcacccgtggtacgtgAAACCGaagcaaacaataaaatttagttgTTCCTATTGACTcaagtatttacaaaaaaaaaaaataacgctGTACCACagacaatataatactatactagcgaatagtttacaataaaataatcgtCGCTATTGGCTcaaacatatacaaaaattaaaacacaatcaCAGACAACATCTTCTGAGATTCGGGTAACAACCTAGTTCAAAAGGCAGAGCattgttgtaaatttaatatgtgtcCCTgctaaataatgttattatatgttcATTTAAACATAGAATTATACTATAGCGATATCTTAACAACACATTATTcactcaaatatttaaaacagcaCAACCctctaccacagataacatatactagccacaaaaaaaaaacaacctaTACCACAGATGACACATACTagccacaaaaaaaaacaacctaTACCACAGATGACATATACtaaccacaaaaaaaaaccaaccTATACCACAGATGACATATACTAgccacaaaaaaaacaaaacaaccctataccacagataacagaTAACACAAACCTTCCCCGCAGGAGCTAACGAAGAAGCGCGACCGGCGCAAGCTGCCCGCCTCAGAGCGCTTCGTGCTGCACGAGGCGACGCGCGCGCGCGAGTGCTACTTCCACTTCACCACGGCGACCGACACGGACAACGTGCGGACGGTCTTCAGGGACGTGCACCAGATGATACTCACACATATACTTAGTAACATTGGcgtttattaaactactattcttataaatcataaatttctACTACACTATctgccccacggtttcacccgcgtaagtctgtatcccgcaggaatattcgggataaaaatgcctatgtgttattccagttgtccagctatctatgtaacaaatttcattgcaatcggttcagtagtttttgcgtgaaagagtaacaaacatatacatacaaatacatccatcctcacaaactttcgcatttataatattagttattattattatacatataaacctcccTCTTGAACTACTctatctattacaaaaaaacattaaaatccctttgtagttttaaagatccaagcatacatacatagggacagacgcgaGAAGCgatttgctttatactatcacagataatataatgatttatcaCTTTAAACTGACATATAGGCTATATCTAGCTGTGATATCGCCATAAAcggtatttgaaaaattacagTTTCATAAGATTGTGCTATGTCGCCATCTTGTGTCTATTTCCACAAAACAGATTGTAACTATGTTATGCTTAGTTTGATGAATATAAACACTTTAAAAGGttagtctttttttatttaagttatactttagctattaaataaagtaagaaatatggaaaaataaaaaataaaaaaataaaataaaatgtacatttaacaACTTTAAGTCAGGTATGCTACATAGCTTAGATGTTCTAATATAGTACGATTTCAGATAAATTAGTATCCGAATATTGATGTATAACAtttgaatacaattaattttagaaaacaCTTAGTAAGTCAAgtcatatgtatatattttatacactgttattaaataattaaatttggtgtaACATGCACTTTTACTTCTTCCTAAATCCTTTATCTTTTAGCAGATAAatctattttctatatttgatGATTAATCGGAATTTATGAGAAACAAGATAATATGAAGCCCTTATAAGGgccttaaataataattgtaattcattcataatttaatttgttttcaatgaTCTACATTCATaatcacataattattatctgtacACGTAAGTCAGTCAttcttcataataatttatcagtaATATATCTGCATTAATTCACATATAATCTGTACATGTAAAAAGCGCGGGAATCGGTCATTCTTCGTTATGTAATCTTCATTCACAGTCTCATATAATCTGTACATAAAAAGCGCGGGAATCACTCGTCCTTGTGCGCCTGGCTGTCATGATATGTTTTTAACGCCTTCATGCCTTGCGCGTTCGCGTGTTTCCACAATTCCCCCGGCACCAACAGCTGCACAGCGCATTGCAGATCCCTGCTGCTTAAAGTTGTCTTCTTTGTATGTGAAATCAACCTTCCCGCCTCCGCcgcaatattttcaaacatgTCCATCACGAAGTTGTTCATAATCACCATAGATTGCGTCGAAATTCCCGAATCGCGgttgattgtttttaaaactttgtacaGATAAATTCCGAAGCTTCTgtagtttttctttttcgaTTTTTTCACTTTCGATATGGGCCGCTCTATAGGCTTTGACATTTCGGGCTTCATGGACTTGACGGTTTTCTTAGGCGCCATCTTGCGGTGTAACGGGCGCAGTTTTCGCTgttatttgtaagtttttagATGGTTGGTAGCAGCGGGTGGTATGACTGAGCTGCTGTGTAATATATAGACCAATCATAGGAGACTTCTTTAATGTTCTAACTATCATGaaagtataattattgtctgaataattataattaacattttgaataaaattgtgtggtaaagatttttaattacgtcTTAGTGGTTTTAATAAGTAGTTTAGATTTGAAAATTACTATGTATGGTATATCATAATATGGTTACTTAACAATTATTCATAcacaacacaataatatacaattaaccTATACTTATATAACACACCAACTAACATACATATAGGATTCTTCTCGATCACGTACATGTCCAACGAtgcaagaattttttaaatcggtatTTTCTCAGATTAGCGCATTTCAAACTATCTCcgctttgtaatattaaagataacCTAAAAGTACTATCTagtagaagaaaataaaagtaaaaaatgctCAAGCACagccgggaatcgaacccgggCAGTTGCAATCTCCAGTCACACATACTCTATACAGTTCCACCTATGCAGCCACAAAACGACATTCCAGACCAccttcataattaattaataaaatctataaaaggCCAAGGCTTCCAACATCGATAGTCAGTATATCCCTAAACATGACGGGTCGCGGAAAAGGCGGGAAAGGCCTTGGCAAAGGAGGCGCAAAACGTCATAGAAAAGTATTACGAGACAATATCCAGGGCATAACAAAACCCGCCATACGCAGACTGGCCCGACGTGGTGGCGTCAAACGCATCTCCGGTCTGATTTACGAAGAAACAAGAGGCGTTCTGAAGGTTTTCCTAGAAAATGTAATCAGAGATGCCGTCACTTACACGGAGCACGCAAAACGCAAAACCGTTACAGCTATGGATGTAGTTTACGCTTTGAAGAGACAAGGGCGAACTCTGTACGGGTTTGGAggttgaattaattttaaataaagtattaaattggtgtctatttatttctgaACGACAAGGCCCTTTTCAGGGCCGCAATTCGGTTGTTTCCATGAAACGCAAATCGTtctcatgaaataaattataaaaatttataaatattgttggaAAAAACACACTTTCTAGATAATAGGATAAATTCATAACTTATGAACtgaatctgtccgtttaaagtgagtCAAAATTGAGTgtagtcggttacatacaaacctaCAAATATACAGTAAAAGCATTAGAAAGCgtgataaaaagaaacaaaaagaatatttccaaacatttattttttcacaggACTAGtcacaaataaaactaaattacgTTTCAACTTACacgtattgatttatttatcataggAAATTGGTGATTAGTATAGATACAATGTtcactatattaata
Proteins encoded in this window:
- the LOC119836498 gene encoding guanine nucleotide-binding protein G(f) subunit alpha, with amino-acid sequence MHLLPCVKKYDEKENQSKQIDREIKQWIKSYNEAIKLLLLGTGESGKTTIIKQMKILHIQGFSSRERLEKIDHIRHNIHESIYEIVHNMSALSIGLADPKNVSSQQYILKLGFPGPEVYTEEYFDHVRALWRDRGVRDCFKRSNEYQLIDSAEYFLDRIDLIAKSDYLPSDADILRCRQKTTCIQKIEFKVKVPKSMHGGVQDFWMFDVGGQRGERKKWIQVFEGIHAIWFLVACSDFDQTLREDNSQNRLKESLILFEDVWQSRFLIEAGLIVFLNKQDLLETKVALGHSIAPYFPEYENFPSPGDEYTKTKMFIKSLFVELTKKRDRRKLPASERFVLHEATRARECYFHFTTATDTDNVRTVFRDVHQMILTHILSNIGVY
- the LOC119836499 gene encoding late histone H2B.L4-like; the encoded protein is MAPKKTVKSMKPEMSKPIERPISKVKKSKKKNYRSFGIYLYKVLKTINRDSGISTQSMVIMNNFVMDMFENIAAEAGRLISHTKKTTLSSRDLQCAVQLLVPGELWKHANAQGMKALKTYHDSQAHKDE
- the LOC119836501 gene encoding histone H4; the encoded protein is MTGRGKGGKGLGKGGAKRHRKVLRDNIQGITKPAIRRLARRGGVKRISGLIYEETRGVLKVFLENVIRDAVTYTEHAKRKTVTAMDVVYALKRQGRTLYGFGG